Genomic window (Festucalex cinctus isolate MCC-2025b chromosome 7, RoL_Fcin_1.0, whole genome shotgun sequence):
TCGATCTTGTTTACCGATCACATCTCTCTTGCGTAAAAGTACGAAAAAGTCAACCATtgccctcttctgctgagacatAAGCCCGCCCACAAGGTCACGTGTGCAAATGCGCACTTGTGTGCGCTGCaatacaaacagcagcagcagtatgTCGACAGTTTGGCAGTATTTCACGATAAAAGTAAAGGAGCCCAGGATCGCAATTTGTAATTCGTGCAACGTCGAAATAAGTCGTGGTGGGACTGCACGCAAGGCATTCAATACAACAAACCTCATTCGTCATTTAAGGACCCACCACACTGCTGAGTATGTGGCGTTTGAAGTTAGCAACCAAGCTAAGGCTAACTTAGCTAAAGCTAGCGCGAGCAAGGAGCCAGACCATGGACCACTGTTGGCGCTTATGAGCAGCGAAAGGGGCAAAGCTACCACGAGAAAAATAATGGAGTTCATGGCATTAGATGACCAGCCTTTTTCGGTCGTGGAGGACCGAGGCTTCAGAAACCTGATGCAGCACTTAAGCCCGCGATATGATTTGCCAAGTCGAAAATACTTTTCAGAAGTTGCATTAccggagttgtttaaaaaagtTTGGAGCCATACTCACAGCCTGCTTGGAGCCGATGCAAAGACACTCAGCTTTACAACAGATATCTGGACTTCTGATGTAAGTTTAATGTCGATGTTGAGTCTTACTACGCAGTGGATAGACAAAAAATTTTAACGCCATAAAGTGCTTCTACACTGCAAAGAAATGTCGGGGTCTCACACTGCTGCTAACCTAGCGGCAGAATTTAAGGCAATGTTAGCTCAATGGGGAATCGAGCATGCAAGAGTTCATGTTATTCTTCGGGACAATGCTCGTAATATGGCCAAAGCACTGGATGATTCAAACTTGAAGAGTTTGCCTTGCCTCTCACACACGCTGCAACTCGTTGTCAACGAGGGACAACTGGCGCAGCGCAGCATCGCAGATATTGTAGCAACGGGAAGGAAAATCGTCGGACATTTTAAACATTCATCGATTGCCTATTCTCGACTGTACGACATACAGACGCAGTTAGGTCAGCCGAGGAAGCGTCTACAACAAGACGTTACCACGAGCTGGAATAGTACGGTCTACATGTTGCAGTCGCTGATGGAGCAGAGACGTGCAATTAGCGTATATGCTGCCGAGTACGAGTTACCAGCTACACTCACTGCACACCAGTGGGAGCTAATGGAAAATGTGCTGACCATCCTTGCACCATTTGAAGAACTTACAAAGGAGATCAGTTCATCAAGAGCTACAGCAGCAGATGTTATCCCAGCCATCACTGCACTCAAATGTCGTGGAGAGACGAGCAGACACAGACCGTGGTGTGGCGACAGCCAAAACAACACTACTGGAGGCTGTTGTGAAAAGATTCAGCAACATTGAGCATGAGCCCCTGTACAGCCTAGCCACCATTCTTGATCCAAGGCAAGTAACTATTTCTGAATATTGAATTTTTTAGCCTTAATAATTAGTTacactattttatttacaaaacaattttaaaattaaaattgtttttctgaACTGTATTTGCCTATTTACATGGTCGCCATAAAAGGAATAATGTATACAAAGCGCAATGATTGATCTATCTTTCTTTATACAAAATAAGGTACAAGAATCGCTACTTCTCAGCAGAGGTGAAGGATGAAGTGGGAGAGCTCCTTTTGGCCAAACTTGCAGAGGAGGAGACCAGATGCAGACCCGAAGATGAGAGACCCGCTACTGAAACATCTACCCAACCGGAACCTCCTGACATAGAAGTGCCTCCAGCTAAGAGGTGTAGTCTACTGCTCTCAGTACACAATGAAATCCTGAAAGAGAACATTGAAAAGGAGCAGCAATTAGCCAGCCCTTCTGCCATGCAGGTACAGAACTACCTTTCTGAGGTCCCCATTGACAGAAGCTAGGATCCATTGGCCTTCTGGAAGCTCAATGAAAATCGTTTCCCTGAACTTGCGGCACTTGCCCGAGCCTATCTTTCTGCCCTATGCACAAGCATTGAAAGCGAGCGCCTGGTTAGCTTAGCTGGTCATGTCGTCGATGAAAAAAGAAGTCGTTTGTCTGGTGATAAAGCAGAGATGCTTTTGTTCATCAAGAAAACCCTTCCATTAATGCAGAAGTGACTGGAGTTGTGTTGTTGTGACAACTtgttgactttgaaaatgttgtgcatgctgcacttttttttacgttttttgtaGAATGCTTTACTTTAGGAGGTTTTGATCCTATAAGTTGGTGCAAGATATttttggatggatgttttacaTCTAGATTGTGACACATCtgcatttagacatttattcgtTTTGCACTACAACTAAACAATACTCAGGAAGGAAGCTTTACTGATACTgccgtgcactttttttttttttaaactctcaaAACTGGTCTTTGCTATAACCTATTccacaagttttattttattattttttatttcatttatatttgagagaactactaaatgtgttttaaacatgttttaccTTGTTTGACAGGTATTGCTcagtgttttccaataaaaaaaggGACATTTAAGGTGTATGCTCTTggttttgagggaaaaaaaaaaaatcgggatcggcaaaaatcaagatcggcaggtcagacagatttaaagatcggtgatcggccaaaaaagtgtgatcggtgcacccctaatctatagtatcaaaagctttttttaaaatccataaaaatcccaacagtaattttttttattatctatattGGTAGATATTGCGTGTACAAGTTCCATGACTgtcattgaggtggtccgtttttctctaaacccatattgtgTTTCACTGAAGAGCTTatatttctcaataaaattgtcCAGTCTGtacgaaaataatttttctagaatttttgagaactctAGCAACACTGATATTAGTCtatagttattaaacgtgtgtctttctccacttttataaataggaataactttggctatcttcatttttgatggaaatatactagttttaaatgacaaaatacaaatatatgtaaaaggttgtaaaatatattctataatactttttactagtgtcatatcaatgttaagagagtcagtggactttttttttttttttttttaaatgtttttacaacatttagtACTTCTATATCATGAACATCATGAATTCTTTTGAAGTCAGCCCCGGTCTACAATCACTTATCAGTCCTTAAAGAGTAATCTTACGAAGCCAAAGACCAATAATGTGATCACTCCATTTCCACAGCAGCTGTGATCCAGGAATTATTGCAATTATTCAGACCTAGTAATTTTAACATCCTTGTTAGGACCGTTTGGACTTGTTTTGTCTATTACCAGAGTAAACTGTATATTAAATACCATAGATTTATCATGACTGGTTATCTACCCAGATCGTTGTCATACATTCAGTATAGAGGTTAGGTGGAGTGCTCTTAAGAGCTTAAGAATGACCAGAGATAtaagaaaataaatttaaatgatttaataaaGAGTAATAATTCAGACATTGGACATGGACATGGAGGTGGCTGTGACAATGTACCATATTGTATTGAGAAATCAAGTGTACAAGTGAAAGATgaaaatatggattaattttgaagaaatagtttgtcaaatgacatttaatgaaatagatgttaacttgttgtattCTGACTTTACcgaaaaggaggaaaaaaaaaaaaaagttgccccaTCCGGGGTTTGAACCGGCGCACCATTCGTAgagctgtctttgctatgcaccTGGCTCAGGCACTTAACCCCATGAGCTAACCTGACCGTTGACCATCaaagcgaattggcgtatttgtaatttaaagtgtcacctgatgcTGAAAGCCATCAGTGCTGATTTGGGACTGTTGAGTGATGCTCTCAATTATTGATGGCATgtcatgtatttgtttatttacaaatgtgttttgatgCAATTGATCTACTTTttgattaggggtgtgctcaaaaaatcgatacggcaatatatcgttgcgggcctcatcacaatacacatacCGATATGCAGGCgttagaatcgatattgcttgttaactttaaatcggcagttcacgtttgcctttgcggcttgcattgtacctaaaaaatcaaaaccagcagcgtctttgaagttaattgccttcaattaatgcaaaaatagctcaccggtgattggacactgtttcttgctaagaaaaatgaaagcagaggaagaatgtcaacatgtatt
Coding sequences:
- the LOC144022969 gene encoding uncharacterized protein LOC144022969, with protein sequence MLSQPSLHSNVVERRADTDRGVATAKTTLLEAVVKRFSNIEHEPLYSLATILDPRYKNRYFSAEVKDEVGELLLAKLAEEETRCRPEDERPATETSTQPEPPDIEVPPAKRCSLLLSVHNEILKENIEKEQQLASPSAMQVQNYLSEVPIDRS